Below is a window of Dermacentor variabilis isolate Ectoservices unplaced genomic scaffold, ASM5094787v1 scaffold_14, whole genome shotgun sequence DNA.
AAAGGCTAGTGAAAATCGTACGTTGCCATTCGGCAAGTTCCCCGAGATGACCGCGTGTAGATCGCCTGATGTAGAGTATAAGgcgttgttattattattttggtGTGAGGAGAAATCATTGCGTAATTTTTATGCATGCATCGGTTTCATGGAAAGCGATGTCTATTAATTATTCTGCTCAGTGTATTGCGTTTTATGCCATGCGAGTAGTCAAAAGTAAGCATGAGGCTGAGCTCACCTTTGACTGTAGCCTCCTCCGGTGGCACCTTCACACTTTTGTCAGTCTtttggaagaatgttaatactGGTGCTGAACGAACGCAGAACACAACCGCTCATGAAAATGAACATTCAACGAGTGTCTATGGCACACAAACAATCGAACGGTGCTTTCCCGGCAGTCCCACTAAGAAGTGTAGCCAAACCAGTGCGCCAGTTCCAGGAAGTGATGATTGTTCTCGTCTCCACCGGCATCGTTGGAAGCTTCCAATTCATCCACTAGGCTCATCGGCGTCACCGACCTCGCGGCACAGCTAAGTGACTCGCTTGAACCCGCTCCGCAGTGCCCAGTGACGCTCGTGTCTGGACTAGGACTAGGGCCCGGGTCCGAGGGCATCGGGGACGCCAGGGACGAAGCTGGTCTGAGGTTCTCCCGGGCCGCTTCCCCCAGCAACTCCTTGAGCTTCGTGATGTAGTCGACGGCCGAGCGCAGCGTCTCCACTTTGCTCAGCTTCTTGGACGCCACGGGCCAGTCGGGCAGGTGGGAGCGCAGAGACGCGAATCCCATGTTGACCAGGTGCACGCGCTTGCGCTCGCGCTCGTTGCGTCGCGCCACGGCCGCCGAGTAGGGACTGGCGTGCAGCGGCGGCAGCCTGCGCGCGGCGGCAGCCTTGCACCGCTGGTGCGAGCCGAAAGCGCCAGCAGGAGGCGGCGACGACACCACAGCGGGGTCCCTCGCGAGCCCGCTGTCAGGACCCAGGGGTCCCATGTCGCGTTTCCAGTGCAGATCACGTCACTTGTCTTTGGCTGATGGTCTGCTGGACG
It encodes the following:
- the LOC142567833 gene encoding achaete-scute homolog 2-like; protein product: MGPLGPDSGLARDPAVVSSPPPAGAFGSHQRCKAAAARRLPPLHASPYSAAVARRNERERKRVHLVNMGFASLRSHLPDWPVASKKLSKVETLRSAVDYITKLKELLGEAARENLRPASSLASPMPSDPGPSPSPDTSVTGHCGAGSSESLSCAARSVTPMSLVDELEASNDAGGDENNHHFLELAHWFGYTS